The genome window CAAAATCTGTTTCATCACATGGTTTCATTTATTTCTGATATTTCACAGGTAAACAAACAATAATTTTCCTGTCGGTTTTTTTTCCTTGGCAATAAGTGTTCTTGTGAATGTGTAATTGTAACATTTCATTAAATTCCTATCGGGCTATAGCATtttcttacaaaagagaaaattaacTTATGTCAAGCGAAAAATCTCTTGGCTGAGATGAAAACCTTCGAGCCTTCATAAAACATATCATGTCAAAGCTCATTCATGCAATTTCAAATGGTATCAATACGCTCGCTACCGGACGATCAATTTGATCATTGTGTTCTTTCCTATTTTTTATAGTATTTAAATcccttcttctcccctattttatttcattatattttcatacttttttttctcacatttgtgctctcttaaactttacaaaacaacgatttgtgaatcaggactaatttggaaagattaaaaggaagaactttctaatcaagaaatatatttacataaggacaatTTGTAAtgaactgaaatacgaaccttgcataagatattcttcaaagtccgaaaaagatatatgatactatttttacctaatttacattgattttgctaaacttatgctattactatatttatttctaacttaaaaaccatatcctaactttttttatttttagatatttttgaaggattttacacctaaattaggtgtatcgCTTTGTACGTCctgatgtaccgctcgatatatgacaccataccgtaccgagccaacctcgaaacactggtatggtacgatattgcataccttgaacTCATTATTAATCAAAATTTGCTAATCAAAGTGTTATCCTATATTCAAAATAATCGATTACTGATCCTCCAAGGAGGAGTTGGTCTTAGTGTTCAACACAGTAACTAATAAAAACATTATCAGCAAATATTACAACTTTATGGGCCGTTTCTTTGTTTTTATTGTCAAACATTCAGAAAACAAAGTCGATTAGAATCAATTTTATTCTTATAAATGCTTTTTTGGGAACTCGACGTTTTCCCCTTCTATCATGATCTTTTCATCGAGGGTTTAACCTTGCTGGATGCCGCTTGGCCATGTCTGAGTTTTGACAGGCTCTAAAATAGCTTCAACCTCATGTAGAAGATCCTCGTCGATTCCCAAACTCGATAATTCTAGTGCAGCAGCAACATTTTCCTCGACCtacaaaaataaatgaaaactgTTAGTTTGTAGTCAATCcatgagcaattctcatgcagcaTTACGACAGGTGATACAAGAAAAAACATCATCGTTTGGTGTCCATCTCTTGGCATATCTTAATATCCAAGTTTGCTTTAGATCTCAAGGATCCATCTCTTGGCATATCTTAATATCCAAGTTTGCTTTAGATCTCAAGGATCCACCTGGACTTGGTGCACCACCATATATTAGCCTTTTAAATTGAATATGTGTTCCCGGAGACTGGAATTCACATCAATTTGAACTTTCCACCTCTTATCAAATCGACTGTTCTAGGACTTTCATACCGGCGGCAGCAGTACTTGCACATACCCTTAATCAATCACTTATTTTCCACACAAAATGCTCAAATTAGGATAAGATTATGGAGATTTCAAAGGACAAGCCTGAAACTTTCATCCCCTCTGGACCAAGGATATATCCTCATTTGCCCATGAAGTACCTCTTCTCCTTGCACAATAGCAACACGACATTGCCGCCAccattagctcagattatgtgggGCTTTAATTGCATTTACTTGTGGGTTTAAGTTTTGTTGTCCCCCTTGCTTGAATTGTTAAAGTTTTGTCAATCATCCAATCCAAATTTTATGTAACCAAAAGCCATTATCTGATCCAGTATTAGTCATTCACAAACGGTCTCATGGTTCTTATGATCAATGGTAGGCATGTTATTCTATTAGCTTGCCCATGAATCCAAACTCATCCTTGACTACTAATGATATAGCAGAAAATGCAAAGAAGAATGCGGTACCTGCTTGGGAGAGTTCGTACCAACCAGCACAGTAGAAATTTCCTTATTCATCAAGCTGTACTGTAGAGCTATCTTAGAAATGTTCTTCCCCTTTTTCTTACAATGAGCAACTGCAGCTCTGCAGGCAGACTAAAAATGCAAAAAATTGTTATGAGGCTCAAAAAAGCTCATGCCAACCTATGTTGGTAAGCACAACAATCATTAATTGCAAATATAGAACTCAATAAAAAGCTCAATATCTTTCTCCAATATTAAATACAAAAACTAGAATGTCTATACAGTCTAGAAAAAGAATTGCCCACTGATTCAAATCTTCACACAAAGGTTGGATATTGATATGGGAAAATGACACTTGGTAGACTGTCAACATCTTAGTAACAAATGACCAATACTTCAACAATACGCGGCCAACGTACCATATTAAAAGAGGACGCTTGAATCGATAAAGGAACCATTAAATGACTTTGACATGCTTGAATTTGACGCACAATTAAACGCACAGCAATGTCTGGATAACTAAGGTTGCCACCTCAAATCTCCAACTCTGGTTCTCATGGACATTCTCACGGTCATAAGTTCTATTAATATTAACTCCTAGGTTATAATCTCTGATCTATTCAATCCCTCTTTAGATTCAATATTAAATGAATCTTCCCTATTGCTAGCTTAAGCATTAGAAGGGTTTTGTAGGGTACGCCCCCGACATAGTCTTGCAGGGTTTCGGGACAAGGTCTATGTGATCTCATCCCTAATCAGCATGCAACATTCTCGAGAAAGGGCTCCAAATCATCTTCCAGATTGGACGACCTGAATCTGTCATAACAGGTAACGATGAATCATTTGAAATCTTATTATTCTGAATCTTATGGATTGCAGTGCCATAAGTAGGATTTTCTGAATGTCTAATTAGACATTGACTTTCAACCATAGAACACAAAACCGGTCAGTTCATTAGTGGTTTGGTTGGTACTCTTACTGGATTGCTGAATGGAAACGAACCATGCCCATTTCAGGCGACTTAAAATACTGGTTCCGGACACCTCTGCTTTAAGATAATTTGCATAGAATGCTAGCAAAACGCAACATCCTTCCACACTAAATTATTGTCGATTCGGTTAAATtggtttgcaagatagcactgtgGTAAAAATTGGTTTAGAAGAAATCACTACAGTTGAATTGGTCCACAAGAAATTGTTACGGTTAAACTGGTCTACAAGAAGGTGCTACTATACTCATCACTAAAAGATCAAAGATTATGATGTTCCTACCACACTGAATTGTATTATAAGATACTTAGCTTGCTAGACTTCAGACCACCACTTACAACATACAGAAAACCAATATAAACAAGAAAACCACAGGAGAAAGCACACCTTGAGTTCTGATGATGCAGGATGCCATTCTGGTGGACCATTATCTGTGAGTAGGCCCATTGCAAGTGGCGAGGCACTGATCACTCCAACACCCATGCTTTTCAAATACGGTAGCAAATCTAGCAGGGCTGAATCATTTATACTGTAATGACAATATGAAAGAATAACATCAACTGAACCTGGTGGTACGCGATCGAGAACATAAGTGAAAATCCCCAAAGGCAGACCGGTTATTCCGATAAATCTAGCCTTTCCTGCCGCTTTTATCTTTTGCAATGCAGGAATGGTCTCATTCACAATCTGTCAATTAAACCAAACCATTCACGATTTCAGCATCAAACATCTACGAAATAAGAACCAACAATTAAGGCACAGTTCTGGTTGCAAATGAACAAATGCGACGGCAAGGCATGGATCCTAAGAATAAAATCCGGCCCTCAACTCAGAATGTGGACGAAAGACACAAATCGAGTAACTTGGCAAAACAGAGATAGTATAGCTAATGAATTAATGGAATAAAGTCGAGCCCTTTAGCCCATCAACAGAGAAAAAAAATCCAAGGTAAATAGAACAAGACCTGGTCGAGGGATCCAAACTCGATGTCATGGCAATGGAGGATATCGACGTAATCCAACTTCAACCTGGCGAGGCTCTCGTCGATGCTCCTGGTCACCCTCTCCGCGCTGAAATCGAAGCCATCGATGTAGCGGCCGCACTTGGTGGATACGACGATATCTTCCCTAAGCACGTTCAATTCACGGAGGCAGTTCCCGAGCACACTCTCCGAGACCGTACCCCCATAATACCTAACAGAAAGGAAGAGATTGGGCGAGGATAAGAGAAAGGCGGCACCTTCCAATAGTATACAAAGTGAGAGAAAGAGAGGCGAACGGGGAGGTGTCGAAGAAGTTGATGCCGTGTTGGAGGGCAAGGCGGACGGCGGCGAGGGCGTCAGCGTGGGAGACGTGGCCGAAGACGTTACCGAGGGGGGAGGCGCCGAAGCCGAGGCAGCTGAGCTTGAGGCCGGTGTTCCCCAGCTCCCGCCGCTCCAACATCGCCATGGTCAACCGATCCCCTCCCGACGGTAGGGTTCCGAAGGGAACGAGAGagatcgccgctgctgctgccgctctgCTTCTTTGTTACCCAATTGAATGCGAAGCAAAAGGTGCGGCGGCGAGTGGGACGCGATGGCTGCAGGTGGACCCCCACAACAGCGGCATCAACTATTGGCTAATATTAGATTTGAAGGCTGGAATTATATATGTTAATACATATtctatcttttatatatatatatatatatatatatatatatatatatatatatatatatatatatatatatatatatatatatatatatatatatatgatgatgatgatgaggaggataatagtggcgacaagactcgggctgacgtcagctgtcc of Musa acuminata AAA Group cultivar baxijiao chromosome BXJ2-3, Cavendish_Baxijiao_AAA, whole genome shotgun sequence contains these proteins:
- the LOC135608508 gene encoding L-galactose dehydrogenase-like, which encodes MAMLERRELGNTGLKLSCLGFGASPLGNVFGHVSHADALAAVRLALQHGINFFDTSPYYGGTVSESVLGNCLRELNVLREDIVVSTKCGRYIDGFDFSAERVTRSIDESLARLKLDYVDILHCHDIEFGSLDQIVNETIPALQKIKAAGKARFIGITGLPLGIFTYVLDRVPPGSVDVILSYCHYSINDSALLDLLPYLKSMGVGVISASPLAMGLLTDNGPPEWHPASSELKSACRAAVAHCKKKGKNISKIALQYSLMNKEISTVLVGTNSPKQVEENVAAALELSSLGIDEDLLHEVEAILEPVKTQTWPSGIQQG